The segment GAGAGTTGCCAAAAGCAGGCTCTTATAATAGCCGGTACGGCCGTGTGGAGCGCGTTGCACAGCATTCTGGATGAGCATGGACCTAAAATTAATCGCGGACTTACGCGGAACGTCACGCTTACCTTAATCGCGGAAGGACGCGGAAAGATTGAAATACCGATACGATGATTACGGAGGAGGAGGAGGTGTGAGAATCTGTTGCACCATCGCACGCACCACACTGCCATCTGCGCCCTTGAGGCGCGCCATTGCCTCTTTCATAACCCGCCCTACATTGCGTTCGTGTTCAGGAAGCCCTTTTGTAATCTCAAAAATCGTCATGCGAATCATCTCATCGCTCGGGGCGGCGGGCAGATACACGGCAAGAATTTTATTCTCTGCCTCTTCTATTAACGCGCGCGCTTCCTCACCATGATCTCGGTATACCTGCGCCGCATCCTTCCTGCGTTTCACCTCGCGCCGCACCACGGCAATCACCTGCTCGTCTGAAAGCCCTTGTTCCTTTGCATGCAAAGCGATGGCTTCGTTCTGCAACGCCGCAAGCAACAAAGAAAGCGTAGTGAGGCGCAACTTGCCCTGCTCGTTTGCTTCCCTGCGTGCAGCCGCAATGGCTTCGCGAATGGTGAGGAAGAGAGACATGATAAAAAAATTCTAAATACTAAACCAATGGAGACTAAAAATATCCGAATACCACTATCGTCTCCTGCGATTGCCGCCGCGCTCTTCAGTTTCATCCAATTTCCCGATCTTTCTCAAATATTCCCGTTTTGAGGCCATTTCCCTCCGCCGTTTGGCGTCCTTCCTTTGCTGTATTCTAGACTTCGGGGATATGTGAAACCTGCCCTTTTTCGCGCGCCACACCACCCCTGACTGCTGCACCCTCTTGGTAAAGCGCCGTATCATCCCTTCGACCGACTCGTCTGTTTTTTTCCTTACTTCAACTGCCATAGAGTATGTCCTTTTCCTTAAATTAACTAGATAAATAAGTTCACATGCTTCTATCATCATGACAAAAAACGACAAATTTTGCAAGCATGGTGGTGGTAGCAGATAAACTGCCGCTACCATGATTTAATTATTGTTGTGTAGCGTCGGAGAAAACGGGCGAAACGGATACCATTCGGAAAGAGTATATATCTTTAATATTTCTCTTCGTCTTCAAATTCAGCCCCATTATTATCTGGCACCCATTTGAGGCCGCTCGCCAATCCCCCTTCCTCTTCCCTCTCAACTCCTTCCACAATCTCTTCAGTCACTTCTTCAATGCTCATGGATTCAGTCTCAACCATGAGGTCGTCTCCTTCCGCTTTTTCCAGGGTATCTTTGAGGAGATATTCCTCCCTCTTCAAATCAGGTTTCCGTACATCGGCGGAAGGCTGGAAAATAATGGGTATTTTTTTGGTGTGCGGATCTTCCCGGGAGAATCGTTTCTCAATCTCCTGCATGACTTTTGCATAATCCACTATCTCTTGTATGCCACTTTCCATATCGCGGATAATGATGGTGCTGTCAAGCAGCTCCTTCTGGCCGAGGATGAGCGTATAGCTGCATCCAAGCCTTCCTGCCACCTCAAGCTGCTGTGACAAACCGTCCTTCGAAAACTGGTCGGCGACCGTATACCCTGCGCGCCGCAGATGAAAAGAAAGGCTTAATGTTTTTTTGCGCGCCTCATTTCCCAATTGCGCTAAAAATAATTGCGGTGCTGACGGAGGCAGAGGCGCGAATCCGCTTCGCTGCATGGCGAGGATCAATCGCTCAATGCCTCCCGCGAATCCCACCGCGGGAGTCGCTCTCCCGCCTAATTCCGCGATAAGGTTGTCATACCTGCCGCCCCCGCCAATGGCAAGTGATACACCCTCCCCTTCAACCCCAAGACCTGCGGGATCTCCCGCCTTAGCCATCACTTCAAACGTCGTACGAGTATAATAATCCAATCCCCTTACCAGCTTTGGCTCGAGACAGTAGGGCACCTCAAGCTCATCGAGATATTCCAACACCTTCACAAAATGCTCGCGGCAATTCTCACAAAGCCAATCAATGATTTGCGGCGCTTGCGCGAGCGCCAATTGGCATCCCGGCTCTTTGCAATCAAGCGCCCTTAAAGGATTGGTTTCCATACGGCGTACGCAATTCTCACAGAGAGAGGAACGATGGGATGACAAATAATCCACGAGCGCTTTTATATACGCGGGACGGCATGCCTTCTCGCCTATGCTGTTGATTGCAATGACAATAGGCACCGAAAGCGTCTGATAGAGGGTGGCCACTGCGGCAATAAGCTGCGCATCAATGATAGGATGCCCGTCGCCAAGCACTTCAAAATCATATTGCCAAAACTGGCGGTATCTCCCCGCTTGGGGGCGGTCATAGCGAAATGCAGGCCCCATGTCCCACAGCCGCACCGGCTGGGGGCGTGAATACATACCATGCTCAATGTAGGCGCGGGCAATGGAGGCGGTAAACTCCGGCCGCAGGGTAATATTCTCTCCACCACGGTCATTAAACGTATACATTTCTTTTTCTACGATATCCGTTTCTGTCCCTACCGAACGGCTGAAGAGACTGGTTGCTTCGACTAACGGAACACATATGCGTTCATAACGAAAATCCCGCGCCACGCGCTCAACCGCCTGTGTGACTGCATGCATAAGCGGATATTCTTCGGGCAGGACATCGCGCATGCCTCGAATGGTCTGCAACCTTGCCTCCTTCACTCCCGCTTGTACTGGCACGGAAGATTCAGCCTTCTCCCCACTCGAAGCGCTTTTCGCTTTAACATTATTATTACCTTTAAATGGCATAACGTAATAAACAATTTCACATCTTAACAATTTTCAATTTTCAAGCACCAATTTTCAATTAATTTTCAATGAAACAATGTTCAAACGTTTAAAAATTGTGACATTGAGACATTGATTGTCCCGCCGCAGCGGGATCCCCCGACTTGTCGGGGGAAAAATTGTAAAATTGAGCATTGAAAATTCCGTATTTGGTTATTGTTTCTTGCATCTTGGTTATTCATCCATTGGCGCACTGAACACGGTGATCCGGTTAAGCGGCCATCCCCGTATCCACGTGCGGCCGACGATTTCACTGCGCTCTATAGTCCCGAACACGCGCGAATCAAGAGACGCGCCGCGATGGTCGCCAAGCACAAAATATTGGTTGTCTTTCAGCTGTACGTCCACTTCTCCCAAGGTCACAGTGCCCTCGCTAAGATAAGGCTCATCCAATTGTGCTCCTTCCGGCTGATCCGCGGTATAACGGTATATATTGCCTCCCGTGATTTTCACGCGGTCTCCGGGCACGCCGATCACCCGTTTGATATAAAACTGGCGCGGGTCATTCGGCGGGCGGAACACTACCACCTCTCCCTGGCGCGGATCGCGCAAATGGTAGGAGAACTCATCAATGATGAGATATTCATGGTCGAAATAGCTCGGCTCCATGCTTGCGCCTTTCACATAAAACGGCTGGATGACATAATAACGGACAGGTATGATAATGGCAAGCGAAATAACGATCACTTTCACCGTCTCCCACACAAATGATTTAATGCTCGACCAGATTGAATCTTCTGGTGCGCCAAACGAGGGCATTGATTCTTGGGCCATAAGCTTTAAAAGGTTTACAAAATTAAACGCCTTATAATCTAACATGGTGGACGATGGTGGGCTCGAACCACCGACCTCTGTCGTGTGAGGACAGCGCTCTAACCAACTGAGCTAATCGTCCTTTTTGTGTTAAAAACCCTAATTTTCTATGCAAATTGCCCGAAGTGTAACACAAAAAATCGGTTGACGCAACAGGCTATATTTTCGTATAATTTGAGTTACCTCTATGGTTATTCCCGTTCCCCCCACACCGCTCCCCCCGAGAGCAGTCCCCCCTCACCTCAAGCGCACGCGCAAATGGTGGATCATTTTTTTTATTATAGGAATCTGCTTTGCTGCCCTTGGCGTACTCTCATGGAACGATAATTCCGCGCAATCAGAAGATACAAGCGCCTCTGTGCATCTTCCTTTTTTACGCTCTATCGAATCATGGCTCTCCGGCATGAAAAAATCGTCGCTCGCGAAAGAAGAGCGGCTCAATTTCCTTATCCTAGGCCAAGGAGGCGCAGGGCATGAGGGGCCATATCTCACTGATACCATCATCCTGATCTCGGTCCGCCCTAAAACCGGCGACATCGTCATGCTCTCCATCCCCCGGGATTTGGCGGTGCCGGTGCCTGGGCTTGGCTTGCGCAAGGTGAACGCGGTCAATGCCATCGGTGAATCGCAGGAAGCGGGCTCCGGCGCCGCCCTTGCCACCAATGTCATCGGACAGACATTTGCCGTGCCCATTGCCGGCTATGTGCGCATAGATTTCAAGGGCTTCGTGGAATTAGTGAACATCTTAGGCGGCATTGATATCAATGTCGAGAACGCGTTTATAGATCCCAACTATCCTGACGGCATAGACCGCGTGATGACCATAAGCTTCGCTGCCGGCGAACAGCATATGGACGGCGAAACCGTGCTTCAGTACGTGCGCTCGCGCCATGGAAGTAATGGCGAAGGATCAGATTTTGCGCGCGCGCGCCGTCAGCAGCAAGTGCTCCTTGCGCTGCGCGATAAGCTGTTTCGTTTTTCGACGTTTCTGTCACCGGGCAAAATCGCGGCTATCATTAATTCGCTTGAAAAAAATATTGAAACCAATATTCCCACAAGCCAATTTGACGACCTGCTTCTCATTGCGCGCCGGACTGAAGGACGGATCATCGCACAACGCGTCCTTGATTCTTCTCCTGATGGGATTCTCAAGGATGAAATCGGCCCTGACGGCGCCTACCTCCTTATGCCAATTGACGCCAACTACGGCACACTCGCCCGCTTCGTGCAAAATCTTTTCGCCTACGAAGATCTCCGCGGCGAGAGCGCTTACGTCACGATCCTGAACGGCACCAGTGAAACAGGTCTTGCCTCCAATGCTTCAGTTGAGCTCTCTTCGGTAGGCATCCACGTGATTAAAAAAGGAAATGCGCCCAGCCGCAATTGGCATGAATCTGTAATTTTCGATATAAGCAAAACGAAGACTGCGAGCCTTGCCCACCTCCGTACCACGTTCAACGCGCGCCTCATTACTACTCCTCCCCCGATGGAAATTTTAAACGCAAGCACGGTTGCTACAGAGGACTCGGCCCTACAAACTCCCGATTTTATACTTATCTTAGGAAAATGATGTCAGTACGACGCTAATATAAAATCCAAATCTCAAAATCTCACCGCTTTAGCGGGATCCCGCCTACCTTAGATACGACAATTCAAAGTGCGGGACAAAATGATAGATTAAAATTTATAAATTTTATATTTTCATTTTGATATTTGGACTTTGAATTTTAAATTTAATTACAATAAATACTAAATTCATGACCTTCCCTACCCCCATCCTTCCCAGCGTCGCCCTTGTGGGGAGAGTTAATGTGGGAAAATCCACACTCTTCAACCGCATCATCGGCGAACCGCGCTCCATCGTTTCCCCGCTTCCCGGCACCACGCGCGACGTGCAGGAAACGCTCGTCACCTGGCGCGGGATTGCATTTACCCTCCTTGATACCGGTGGCTTCGATGTGGAAGACGACCGCACCGGCATTCCCGCAAAAGTCCTCGCGCACTCGCGCCTTGCCGCAGCGCGCGCGGATCTGGTCATCCTAATGGTGGATGCGCGCGCGGGGCTGCTTCCGACAGACCGCACGATCGCGGAAGAGCTGCGCAAGAGCGGCAAGCCGCTGATTGTCGCCGTAAATAAATCCGACAATCTCGCATTCCGGGAATTGATAAATGAATTCTGGAAACTGGGAGTGGGTGAACCACTGGCGCTCTCTGCCCGCAACGGCAGCGGGGTGGGCGACCTTCTTGACCGGATTGTACAAATGCTTACCAAACCTCCTGAAGACCTGCTTTCCCATGAGCCTCATACTGCGCCAATTCGCATTGCCATTTTAGGCAAGCCCAATGTGGGGAAATCCACGCTTCTCAATGCCCTGCTCGGATATGAACGCTCTATCGTGAGCCCGCATGCCCATACGACGCGGGAACCCATTGACACTCCCCTTTTCTGGGAGAATACGCCCCTCGTGCTTATTGATACCGCAGGTATTCGGAAAAAAGCAAAAGTGACAAGGGGTTTGGAATCGCAGGGAGTGAGCAGGAGCATCCATGCCCTGAAGCGGTCAGACGTGGTCATACTCGTGCTCGATATGGCGGAAGGGATCAATGACCAGGACAAGCAGCTTGCGCACCTCATCGAGGAAAGCGGCACCGGTTTGGTGATCGTGGGGAATAAATGGGATCTGGTACACGATGCCCAGAAACGAAAATTTGCTTCTCAAGAGGTTCCACGAGAAAAACGATTGGGATTGTCCATCACGCAGACAGGATTGCGCAGGCTTGCCCGCGAACGCGGGCGGGATGATGTGGAGAAAGGAAACACGTTAGATATGGGCGCGCAGTATCTCAATTACATCCACGGCAGGTTCCCTTTCCTCACGTGGGCGCCCGTGGTCTTCACGTCGGCTTTGACGCGCGCGCACGTCCGCCCGCTCATCGAGACCGCGCTTCACACTGCCCGCGCGCGCGCCATGACGCTCGAGCAAGCGGCGTTGGATCAATTTATCACTGAAACCACACAGCGCCATGCTTTGCCGCGTTTGGGCCCCAAACGGAAACGGCCGGAGGTGATAGGTTTCCAGCAAAACGGCACCAACCCTCCCTCGTTCGCGCTTATGATCAGCACCCGCGAACGGTTTCCTGAATCCTATCTCCGCTTCCTTGAAAAGGAACTGCGGAATAAGTACGATCTTCTGGGAACGCCCGTTCAAATAGCAGCGAAGATTATTAAGTAATCATAACAAAGTACCGCTCTTCCACGTGGAGCAAAATAATGAGTATGCCTGATCTTCCTCACTTCGTTGAATACCGCTACACGCCGAGGTACGACTCAAAGGATTTAGAGGGTATTGATATTGAACCAAAACCCTGGAATATTCAGGACGAAATTTCCTCACGAACACCAGCGGAGAGCACCCTCCTTGATGTGGGATGTGGCCCCGCAAAAAAATTAATGCCTCTTGCAAAAGAAGTGAAGGATATTATTGGTGTTGATGTGAATGAAAAAGTAATTGAAAATGCTAAGAAGAATATTTTTAAGGCAAAAATAAAAAATATCATATTACTCCAAGGTGATGCCTTTCATCTCCCCATAGGTTCCAGGACGATTGATACTATCACCTTTATCCTTAGCCGTCATAGCTCGCAAGAAGCATATAGAGTCCTCAAAGAGAGCGGCTATATCATAATTGAACGCATGGGGGAACAAGATATAGCAAATATAAAAGCCTTTTTTGGGAACGATGAAACTGGCGCCCCAAGAGGCTATAGGAGTGAGATGAAAAAGGGTGAAATACGTGAAACCCATGAACGAGATTTACAACAAGCAGGGTTTTCTAATATCACAAGCAAAGACGGTTTCTGGAAAACGCAATATACACGCGATGAATTAATTCATCTCTTACAGGAAACTCCCGCAGTAAAAGACTTTAATATACAAAAGGATCAATCTATTATTGATGAACTTTGTGAGAAGCTCATGGAGAATGGTAAGATAACAACAACTCAGCATCGTGTGTTAATCATTGCGCAAAAATTAGCGAACTATAATTAATCATGCACCATCACTACACTATGCTTATTGTGGGACTCGGCAATCCCGGCATAAAATACGAAAGAACCCGCCATAATGTAGGGTTCATGGTGGCGGATGCGCTCACAAGAGAACTTCATGCGCCGGAATTCAAATTAAAAAAAAGCGCGCATGCGCTTATCACCCCCCCGTTTGTCCCCCCCTTATCAAGGGGGGGATGGGGGGGTCTCTCCATGATCATCGCCAAACCCCAAACCTACATGAATCTTTCGGGCAAATCCATTGCC is part of the Patescibacteria group bacterium genome and harbors:
- a CDS encoding GatB/YqeY domain-containing protein; protein product: MSLFLTIREAIAAARREANEQGKLRLTTLSLLLAALQNEAIALHAKEQGLSDEQVIAVVRREVKRRKDAAQVYRDHGEEARALIEEAENKILAVYLPAAPSDEMIRMTIFEITKGLPEHERNVGRVMKEAMARLKGADGSVVRAMVQQILTPPPPP
- the hisS gene encoding histidine--tRNA ligase, which translates into the protein MPFKGNNNVKAKSASSGEKAESSVPVQAGVKEARLQTIRGMRDVLPEEYPLMHAVTQAVERVARDFRYERICVPLVEATSLFSRSVGTETDIVEKEMYTFNDRGGENITLRPEFTASIARAYIEHGMYSRPQPVRLWDMGPAFRYDRPQAGRYRQFWQYDFEVLGDGHPIIDAQLIAAVATLYQTLSVPIVIAINSIGEKACRPAYIKALVDYLSSHRSSLCENCVRRMETNPLRALDCKEPGCQLALAQAPQIIDWLCENCREHFVKVLEYLDELEVPYCLEPKLVRGLDYYTRTTFEVMAKAGDPAGLGVEGEGVSLAIGGGGRYDNLIAELGGRATPAVGFAGGIERLILAMQRSGFAPLPPSAPQLFLAQLGNEARKKTLSLSFHLRRAGYTVADQFSKDGLSQQLEVAGRLGCSYTLILGQKELLDSTIIIRDMESGIQEIVDYAKVMQEIEKRFSREDPHTKKIPIIFQPSADVRKPDLKREEYLLKDTLEKAEGDDLMVETESMSIEEVTEEIVEGVEREEEGGLASGLKWVPDNNGAEFEDEEKY
- the lepB gene encoding signal peptidase I, translated to MAQESMPSFGAPEDSIWSSIKSFVWETVKVIVISLAIIIPVRYYVIQPFYVKGASMEPSYFDHEYLIIDEFSYHLRDPRQGEVVVFRPPNDPRQFYIKRVIGVPGDRVKITGGNIYRYTADQPEGAQLDEPYLSEGTVTLGEVDVQLKDNQYFVLGDHRGASLDSRVFGTIERSEIVGRTWIRGWPLNRITVFSAPMDE
- a CDS encoding LCP family protein, which codes for MVIPVPPTPLPPRAVPPHLKRTRKWWIIFFIIGICFAALGVLSWNDNSAQSEDTSASVHLPFLRSIESWLSGMKKSSLAKEERLNFLILGQGGAGHEGPYLTDTIILISVRPKTGDIVMLSIPRDLAVPVPGLGLRKVNAVNAIGESQEAGSGAALATNVIGQTFAVPIAGYVRIDFKGFVELVNILGGIDINVENAFIDPNYPDGIDRVMTISFAAGEQHMDGETVLQYVRSRHGSNGEGSDFARARRQQQVLLALRDKLFRFSTFLSPGKIAAIINSLEKNIETNIPTSQFDDLLLIARRTEGRIIAQRVLDSSPDGILKDEIGPDGAYLLMPIDANYGTLARFVQNLFAYEDLRGESAYVTILNGTSETGLASNASVELSSVGIHVIKKGNAPSRNWHESVIFDISKTKTASLAHLRTTFNARLITTPPPMEILNASTVATEDSALQTPDFILILGK
- the der gene encoding ribosome biogenesis GTPase Der, whose product is MTFPTPILPSVALVGRVNVGKSTLFNRIIGEPRSIVSPLPGTTRDVQETLVTWRGIAFTLLDTGGFDVEDDRTGIPAKVLAHSRLAAARADLVILMVDARAGLLPTDRTIAEELRKSGKPLIVAVNKSDNLAFRELINEFWKLGVGEPLALSARNGSGVGDLLDRIVQMLTKPPEDLLSHEPHTAPIRIAILGKPNVGKSTLLNALLGYERSIVSPHAHTTREPIDTPLFWENTPLVLIDTAGIRKKAKVTRGLESQGVSRSIHALKRSDVVILVLDMAEGINDQDKQLAHLIEESGTGLVIVGNKWDLVHDAQKRKFASQEVPREKRLGLSITQTGLRRLARERGRDDVEKGNTLDMGAQYLNYIHGRFPFLTWAPVVFTSALTRAHVRPLIETALHTARARAMTLEQAALDQFITETTQRHALPRLGPKRKRPEVIGFQQNGTNPPSFALMISTRERFPESYLRFLEKELRNKYDLLGTPVQIAAKIIK
- a CDS encoding class I SAM-dependent methyltransferase; translation: MPDLPHFVEYRYTPRYDSKDLEGIDIEPKPWNIQDEISSRTPAESTLLDVGCGPAKKLMPLAKEVKDIIGVDVNEKVIENAKKNIFKAKIKNIILLQGDAFHLPIGSRTIDTITFILSRHSSQEAYRVLKESGYIIIERMGEQDIANIKAFFGNDETGAPRGYRSEMKKGEIRETHERDLQQAGFSNITSKDGFWKTQYTRDELIHLLQETPAVKDFNIQKDQSIIDELCEKLMENGKITTTQHRVLIIAQKLANYN